The following proteins are encoded in a genomic region of Vidua macroura isolate BioBank_ID:100142 chromosome 10, ASM2450914v1, whole genome shotgun sequence:
- the UGGT1 gene encoding UDP-glucose:glycoprotein glucosyltransferase 1 isoform X4, whose product MHCIKCSFKILTYLSVYLRSCIYKKRQYKTYYFPSSFSVFYKMGILIAVLGIWFSSSLVKADSKAVTTSLTTKWSSTPLLLETSEFLSEEGQEKFWNFVEASENIKTAEHDGSDYSSYQEMLKVACQTLSPLQQNLLKFSLSLRSYSAAVQAFQQIAADESPPKGCTLFFVVHGEKTCDFDSLGKLLQAASERPKPFLFKGDHKYPASNPESPVVILYAEIGSEEFYRQHRRLVSKAEAGEITYVLRHYIANPSKEKVYLSGYGVELAIKSTEYKAKDDTQVKGTDVNATVIDENDPIDEVQGFLFGKLRQLYPDLSEELKELRKHLVESTNEMAPLKVWQLQDLSFQTAARILTAPPVDALMVMKDLSQNFPTKARAITKTVVSSEFRAEIEENQKYFKGTLGLQPGDSALFINGLLIDLDTQDIFSLIDVLRNEARVMEGLHSLGIEGISLHNVLKLNIQPSDSDYAVDIRSPAISWINNLEVDSRYNSWPSSVQELLRPTFPGVIRQIRKNFHNFVLIVDPTHETTAELLNVAEMFFSNHIPLRIGLVFVVNDSEDVDGLQDAGVALLRTYNYVAQEMDNNYAFQTVMSIYNKVKTGDQLKVEHVVSVLEKQYPYVEINSVLGIDSAYDQNRKAARAYYEQTGVGPLPVVLFNGMPFQKDQLDPDDLETVTMHKILETTSIFQRAVYLGELSNDQDVVEYIMNQPNVVPRINSRILRSDREYLDLTGMNNHFVDDFARFTTLDSKDKTAAVANSMTYLTKKGMSSKEIYDDSFVRPVTFWIVGDFDKPSGRQLLYDAIKHQKSSNNIRISMINNPSEEPNSQNTIVAKAIWAALQTQTSNNAKNFITKMAKEETVKALEAGADILEFAVGGMDTNIFKEAFESPKMDFVLSHAIYCRDVLKLKKGQRAVISNGRIIGPLEDGEMFNQDDFHLLENIILKTSGQKIKSQIQQLGFEEDLASDLVMKVDALLSAQPKGEARIEYQFFEERYSAVKLRPKEGETYFDVVAVVDPVTRDAQRLAPLLLVLNQLINMNLRVFMNCQSKLSDMPLKSFYRYVLEPEISFTAENNFAPGPIAKFLDMPQSPLFTLNLNTPESWMVESVRTPYDLDNIFLEEVESVVAAEYELEYLLLEGHCYDITTGQPPRGLQFTLGTSSSPVIVDTIVMANLGYFQLKANPGAWTLRLRKGRSEDIYRIYSHDGTDSPPEANEVIVVLNNFKSKIIKVKVQKKFDMMNEDLLSDGTNENESGFWESLKWGFTGGQKNEDVKQDKDDVLNIFSVASGHLYERFLRIMMLSVLKHTRTPLKFWFLKNYLSPTFKRNKELR is encoded by the exons TGAATTTTTATCAGAAGAAGGTCAAGAAAAATTCTGGAATTTTGTTGAAGCCAGTGAGAATATCAAGACAGCTGAGCATGATG GCAGTGATTATTCTTCTTACCAGGAAATGCTGAAAGTGGCCTGCCAGACTCTGTCACCTTTGCAGCAGAATTTGTTGAAATTTTCCCTGTCTTTACGCTCCTACTCTGCAGCAGTTCAAGCTTTTCAACAG ATAGCAGCAGATGAATCTCCACCAAAGGGCTGTACCCTGTTTTTTGTTGTGCATGGGGAGAAAACATGTGACTTTGACTCTCTTGGAAAACTTTTACAGGCAGCTTCAGAGAG GCCAAAGCCATTTTTATTCAAGGGGGACCACAAGTACCCAGCATCAAACCCTGAAAGTCCTGTGGTCATACTTTATGCAGAGATTGGCTCAGAGGAGTTCTACAGGCAGCACAGGAGGCTTGTTTCAAAGGCTGAGGCAGGAGAAATCACTTATGTGCTCAGACACTACATTGCT AATCCCAGCAAGGAAAAGGTCTACCTCTCTGGCTATGGTGTAGAACTGGCTATTAAAAGTACAGAATATAAGGCCAAGGATGATACCCAGGTGAAAg GCACAGATGTGAATGCTACAGTCATAGATGAAAATGACCCTATTGATGAAGTGCAAGgatttctgtttggaaaactAAG ACAGCTGTATCCTGACTTGTCAGAAGAGCTGAAAGAGCTCAGAAAACACCTCGTGGAAAGTACCAATGAAATGGCACCTTTGAAAGTATGGCAGCTTCAAG ATCTGAGTTTTCAAACTGCTGCTCGCATTTTGACTGCTCCCCCTGTGGATGCCCTGATGGTCATGAAAGATCTTAGTCAGAACTTTCCTACAAAGGCCAG agCCATAACAAAAACGGTTGTTTCTTCGGAATTCAGAGCAGAAATTGAAGAGAACCAAAAG tatttcaagGGAACATTAGGATTGCAACCAGGAGATTCTGCCCTATTCATCAATGGACTGCTTATTGATTTAGACACCCAGGATATATTTAG CTTGATTGATGTGCTTCGCAATGAAGCCCGTGTTATGGAAGGGCTGCACAGCTTGGGAATTGAGGGAATTTCCTTACACAATGTCCTGAAGTTGAACATCCAGCCATCAGATTCTGACTATGCTGTGGACATCAGAAGCCCTGCCATTTCA TGGATCAACAATCTGGAAGTTGATAGTCGGTACAATTCCTGGCCTTCCAgcgtgcaggagctgctgcgtCCCACATTTCCTGGTGTGATCAGGCAAATCCGAAAAAACTTCCATAATTTT GTGCTGATAGTAGATCCTACTCATGAGACCACAGCAGAATTACTGAATGTGGCAGAAATGTTCTTCAGTAACCACATCCCGCTGAG GATAGGACTAGTCTTTGTGGTTAACGACTCAGAAGATGTTGATGGACTTCAGGATGCTGGTGTTGCCCTCCTTAGGACATACAATTATGTGGCACAAGAAATGGACAATAATTACGCTTTTCAGACCGTCATGTCT ATATATAACAAAGTGAAGACAGGAGACCAGCTGAAAGTGGAACATGTTGTTAGTGTTCTTGAGAAACAATATCCTTATGTGGAAATCAACAGCGTGCTGGGAATTGATTCTGCCTATGATCAAAACAGAAAG GCAGCAAGAGCTTACTATGAGCAAACTGGTGTAGGCCCTCTTCCTGTTGTTCTGTTCAATGGGATGCCTTTCCAAAAAGATCAGCTGGATCCTGATGACCTGGAAACTGTGACAATGCACAAAATCCTGGAAACCACGAGCATCTTCCAGCGAGCTGTGTACCTG GGTGAACTATCTAATGACCAAGATGTAGTTGAGTATATCATGAACCAGCCTAATGTTGTTCCAAGAATTAACTCAAGAATCCTAAGGTCTGACAGAGAGTACCTAGATCTGACAGGAATGA ATAACCATTTTGTGGATGACTTTGCTCGATTTACCACTTTGGATTCTAAAGATAAGACAGCTGCTGTTGCAAACAGCATGACCTACTTAACAAAGAAAG GAATGTCTTCCAAGGAGATCTATG ATGATTCCTTTGTTAGACCAGTTACTTTTTGGATTGTTGGTGATTTTGATAAACCTTCAGGGAGGCAGTTATTGTATGATGCCATTAAACATCAG AAATCCAGCAATAACATTCGAATCAGCATGATTAATAATCCTAGTGAAGAACCCAACAGCCAGAATACCATTGTAGCTAAAGCCATATGGGCAGCTTTGCAGACACAAACCTCAAATAATGCCAAGAACTTCATCACCAAGATGGCAAAAGAAGAAACTGTGAAGGCActggaggcaggagctgacATCTTGGAATTTGCTGTTGGG gGTATGGATACCAATATTTTCAAAGAAGCCTTTGAATCTCCCAAGATGGATTTTGTTCTGTCCCATGCTATTTATTGCAGAGATGTTCTAAAGCTGAAGAAGGGGCAGAGGGCTGTGATCAGCAATGGACGG ATTATTGGCCCATTAGAGGATGGAGAGATGTTCAATCAGGATGATTTTCATCTCCTTGAAAATATCATACTAAAGACATCTGGACAGAAAATCAAATCACAGATTCAGCAGCTGGGATTTGAAGAAGATCT gGCAAGTGACTTGGTAATGAAAGTGGATGCTCTTCTTTCTGCTCAGCCAAAAGGAGAGGCAAGGATTGAGTATCAGTTTTTTGAAGAACGATACAG tGCAGTTAAACTGAGACCAAAAGAGGGGGAGACATACTTTGATGTTGTGGCTGTTGTTGATCCTGTGACCAGAGATGCTCAAAGACTTGCTCCATTACTTTTG GTTTTGAACCAGTTGATAAATATGAACCTGAGAGTGTTTATGAACTGCCAGTCTAAGCTTTCTGACATGCCACTGAAAAG cTTTTACCGCTATGTTTTGGAGCCAGAAATTTCTTTCACAGCAGAGAATAACTTTGCTCCAGGACCAATTGCCAAGTTTTTAGATATGCCCCAGTCTCCACTGTTCACTCTGAATTTAAATACTCCTGAGAGTTGGATGGTGGAGTCTGTTAGAACCCCGTATGACCTTGACAATATCTTCTTAGAGGAG GTGGAGAGTGTTGTAGCTGCAGAGTATGAACTGGAGTACCTACTGCTGGAGGGCCACTGCTATGACATTACAACTGGGCAGCCACCTCGGGGGCTCCAGTTTACCCTGGGGACCTCCAGCAGCCCTGTCATCGTGGACACCATTGTTATGGCCAACTTG GGCTACTTCCAATTAAAAGCCAATCCTGGTGCATGGACTCTAAGACTCAGAAAAGGCAGATCTGAAGATATTTACAGGATCTACAG CCATGATGGCACAGACTCTCCGCCTGAAGCTAACGAAGTTATTGTTGTTCTCAATAACTTCAAGAGCAAAATTATTAAAGTGAAG GTGCAGAAAAAGTTTGATATGATGAATGAAGACCTGCTAAGTGATGGCACCAATGAGAATGAATCTGGATTTTGGGAATCACTTAAATG gggATTTACAGGAGGGCAAAAGAATGAAGATGTGAAACAGGATAAAGATGATGTACTAAATATATTCTCTGTGGCTTCAGGACACCTATATGAGAGATTCCTACG cATAATGATGTTGTCTGTGCTGAAACACACCAGGACTCCTTTAAAGTTTTGGTTTCTGAAGAACTACTTATCACCTACATTCAAG aggaacaaagaaCTGAGATaa
- the UGGT1 gene encoding UDP-glucose:glycoprotein glucosyltransferase 1 isoform X2, with protein MHCIKCSFKILTYLSVYLRSCIYKKRQYKTYYFPSSFSVFYKMGILIAVLGIWFSSSLVKADSKAVTTSLTTKWSSTPLLLETSEFLSEEGQEKFWNFVEASENIKTAEHDGSDYSSYQEMLKVACQTLSPLQQNLLKFSLSLRSYSAAVQAFQQIAADESPPKGCTLFFVVHGEKTCDFDSLGKLLQAASERPKPFLFKGDHKYPASNPESPVVILYAEIGSEEFYRQHRRLVSKAEAGEITYVLRHYIANPSKEKVYLSGYGVELAIKSTEYKAKDDTQVKGTDVNATVIDENDPIDEVQGFLFGKLRQLYPDLSEELKELRKHLVESTNEMAPLKVWQLQDLSFQTAARILTAPPVDALMVMKDLSQNFPTKARAITKTVVSSEFRAEIEENQKYFKGTLGLQPGDSALFINGLLIDLDTQDIFSLIDVLRNEARVMEGLHSLGIEGISLHNVLKLNIQPSDSDYAVDIRSPAISWINNLEVDSRYNSWPSSVQELLRPTFPGVIRQIRKNFHNFVLIVDPTHETTAELLNVAEMFFSNHIPLRIGLVFVVNDSEDVDGLQDAGVALLRTYNYVAQEMDNNYAFQTVMSIYNKVKTGDQLKVEHVVSVLEKQYPYVEINSVLGIDSAYDQNRKAARAYYEQTGVGPLPVVLFNGMPFQKDQLDPDDLETVTMHKILETTSIFQRAVYLGELSNDQDVVEYIMNQPNVVPRINSRILRSDREYLDLTGMNNHFVDDFARFTTLDSKDKTAAVANSMTYLTKKDDSFVRPVTFWIVGDFDKPSGRQLLYDAIKHQKSSNNIRISMINNPSEEPNSQNTIVAKAIWAALQTQTSNNAKNFITKMAKEETVKALEAGADILEFAVGGMDTNIFKEAFESPKMDFVLSHAIYCRDVLKLKKGQRAVISNGRIIGPLEDGEMFNQDDFHLLENIILKTSGQKIKSQIQQLGFEEDLASDLVMKVDALLSAQPKGEARIEYQFFEERYSAVKLRPKEGETYFDVVAVVDPVTRDAQRLAPLLLVLNQLINMNLRVFMNCQSKLSDMPLKSFYRYVLEPEISFTAENNFAPGPIAKFLDMPQSPLFTLNLNTPESWMVESVRTPYDLDNIFLEEVESVVAAEYELEYLLLEGHCYDITTGQPPRGLQFTLGTSSSPVIVDTIVMANLGYFQLKANPGAWTLRLRKGRSEDIYRIYSHDGTDSPPEANEVIVVLNNFKSKIIKVKVQKKFDMMNEDLLSDGTNENESGFWESLKWGFTGGQKNEDVKQDKDDVLNIFSVASGHLYERFLRIMMLSVLKHTRTPLKFWFLKNYLSPTFKEFIPYMAKKYNFQYELVQYKWPRWLHQQTEKQRIIWGYKILFLDVLFPLAVDKILFVDADQIVRTDLKELRDFNLDGAPYGYTPFCDSRREMDGYRFWKSGYWASHLAGRKYHISALYVVDLKKFRKIAAGDRLRGQYQGLSQDPNSLSNLDQDLPNNMIHQVPIKSLPQEWLWCETWCDDSSKKRAKTIDLCNNPMTKEPKLQAAMRIVPEWQDYDQEIKLLQSHFQKEKEMGTPAEMPGQHTHDPAAHVEL; from the exons TGAATTTTTATCAGAAGAAGGTCAAGAAAAATTCTGGAATTTTGTTGAAGCCAGTGAGAATATCAAGACAGCTGAGCATGATG GCAGTGATTATTCTTCTTACCAGGAAATGCTGAAAGTGGCCTGCCAGACTCTGTCACCTTTGCAGCAGAATTTGTTGAAATTTTCCCTGTCTTTACGCTCCTACTCTGCAGCAGTTCAAGCTTTTCAACAG ATAGCAGCAGATGAATCTCCACCAAAGGGCTGTACCCTGTTTTTTGTTGTGCATGGGGAGAAAACATGTGACTTTGACTCTCTTGGAAAACTTTTACAGGCAGCTTCAGAGAG GCCAAAGCCATTTTTATTCAAGGGGGACCACAAGTACCCAGCATCAAACCCTGAAAGTCCTGTGGTCATACTTTATGCAGAGATTGGCTCAGAGGAGTTCTACAGGCAGCACAGGAGGCTTGTTTCAAAGGCTGAGGCAGGAGAAATCACTTATGTGCTCAGACACTACATTGCT AATCCCAGCAAGGAAAAGGTCTACCTCTCTGGCTATGGTGTAGAACTGGCTATTAAAAGTACAGAATATAAGGCCAAGGATGATACCCAGGTGAAAg GCACAGATGTGAATGCTACAGTCATAGATGAAAATGACCCTATTGATGAAGTGCAAGgatttctgtttggaaaactAAG ACAGCTGTATCCTGACTTGTCAGAAGAGCTGAAAGAGCTCAGAAAACACCTCGTGGAAAGTACCAATGAAATGGCACCTTTGAAAGTATGGCAGCTTCAAG ATCTGAGTTTTCAAACTGCTGCTCGCATTTTGACTGCTCCCCCTGTGGATGCCCTGATGGTCATGAAAGATCTTAGTCAGAACTTTCCTACAAAGGCCAG agCCATAACAAAAACGGTTGTTTCTTCGGAATTCAGAGCAGAAATTGAAGAGAACCAAAAG tatttcaagGGAACATTAGGATTGCAACCAGGAGATTCTGCCCTATTCATCAATGGACTGCTTATTGATTTAGACACCCAGGATATATTTAG CTTGATTGATGTGCTTCGCAATGAAGCCCGTGTTATGGAAGGGCTGCACAGCTTGGGAATTGAGGGAATTTCCTTACACAATGTCCTGAAGTTGAACATCCAGCCATCAGATTCTGACTATGCTGTGGACATCAGAAGCCCTGCCATTTCA TGGATCAACAATCTGGAAGTTGATAGTCGGTACAATTCCTGGCCTTCCAgcgtgcaggagctgctgcgtCCCACATTTCCTGGTGTGATCAGGCAAATCCGAAAAAACTTCCATAATTTT GTGCTGATAGTAGATCCTACTCATGAGACCACAGCAGAATTACTGAATGTGGCAGAAATGTTCTTCAGTAACCACATCCCGCTGAG GATAGGACTAGTCTTTGTGGTTAACGACTCAGAAGATGTTGATGGACTTCAGGATGCTGGTGTTGCCCTCCTTAGGACATACAATTATGTGGCACAAGAAATGGACAATAATTACGCTTTTCAGACCGTCATGTCT ATATATAACAAAGTGAAGACAGGAGACCAGCTGAAAGTGGAACATGTTGTTAGTGTTCTTGAGAAACAATATCCTTATGTGGAAATCAACAGCGTGCTGGGAATTGATTCTGCCTATGATCAAAACAGAAAG GCAGCAAGAGCTTACTATGAGCAAACTGGTGTAGGCCCTCTTCCTGTTGTTCTGTTCAATGGGATGCCTTTCCAAAAAGATCAGCTGGATCCTGATGACCTGGAAACTGTGACAATGCACAAAATCCTGGAAACCACGAGCATCTTCCAGCGAGCTGTGTACCTG GGTGAACTATCTAATGACCAAGATGTAGTTGAGTATATCATGAACCAGCCTAATGTTGTTCCAAGAATTAACTCAAGAATCCTAAGGTCTGACAGAGAGTACCTAGATCTGACAGGAATGA ATAACCATTTTGTGGATGACTTTGCTCGATTTACCACTTTGGATTCTAAAGATAAGACAGCTGCTGTTGCAAACAGCATGACCTACTTAACAAAGAAAG ATGATTCCTTTGTTAGACCAGTTACTTTTTGGATTGTTGGTGATTTTGATAAACCTTCAGGGAGGCAGTTATTGTATGATGCCATTAAACATCAG AAATCCAGCAATAACATTCGAATCAGCATGATTAATAATCCTAGTGAAGAACCCAACAGCCAGAATACCATTGTAGCTAAAGCCATATGGGCAGCTTTGCAGACACAAACCTCAAATAATGCCAAGAACTTCATCACCAAGATGGCAAAAGAAGAAACTGTGAAGGCActggaggcaggagctgacATCTTGGAATTTGCTGTTGGG gGTATGGATACCAATATTTTCAAAGAAGCCTTTGAATCTCCCAAGATGGATTTTGTTCTGTCCCATGCTATTTATTGCAGAGATGTTCTAAAGCTGAAGAAGGGGCAGAGGGCTGTGATCAGCAATGGACGG ATTATTGGCCCATTAGAGGATGGAGAGATGTTCAATCAGGATGATTTTCATCTCCTTGAAAATATCATACTAAAGACATCTGGACAGAAAATCAAATCACAGATTCAGCAGCTGGGATTTGAAGAAGATCT gGCAAGTGACTTGGTAATGAAAGTGGATGCTCTTCTTTCTGCTCAGCCAAAAGGAGAGGCAAGGATTGAGTATCAGTTTTTTGAAGAACGATACAG tGCAGTTAAACTGAGACCAAAAGAGGGGGAGACATACTTTGATGTTGTGGCTGTTGTTGATCCTGTGACCAGAGATGCTCAAAGACTTGCTCCATTACTTTTG GTTTTGAACCAGTTGATAAATATGAACCTGAGAGTGTTTATGAACTGCCAGTCTAAGCTTTCTGACATGCCACTGAAAAG cTTTTACCGCTATGTTTTGGAGCCAGAAATTTCTTTCACAGCAGAGAATAACTTTGCTCCAGGACCAATTGCCAAGTTTTTAGATATGCCCCAGTCTCCACTGTTCACTCTGAATTTAAATACTCCTGAGAGTTGGATGGTGGAGTCTGTTAGAACCCCGTATGACCTTGACAATATCTTCTTAGAGGAG GTGGAGAGTGTTGTAGCTGCAGAGTATGAACTGGAGTACCTACTGCTGGAGGGCCACTGCTATGACATTACAACTGGGCAGCCACCTCGGGGGCTCCAGTTTACCCTGGGGACCTCCAGCAGCCCTGTCATCGTGGACACCATTGTTATGGCCAACTTG GGCTACTTCCAATTAAAAGCCAATCCTGGTGCATGGACTCTAAGACTCAGAAAAGGCAGATCTGAAGATATTTACAGGATCTACAG CCATGATGGCACAGACTCTCCGCCTGAAGCTAACGAAGTTATTGTTGTTCTCAATAACTTCAAGAGCAAAATTATTAAAGTGAAG GTGCAGAAAAAGTTTGATATGATGAATGAAGACCTGCTAAGTGATGGCACCAATGAGAATGAATCTGGATTTTGGGAATCACTTAAATG gggATTTACAGGAGGGCAAAAGAATGAAGATGTGAAACAGGATAAAGATGATGTACTAAATATATTCTCTGTGGCTTCAGGACACCTATATGAGAGATTCCTACG cATAATGATGTTGTCTGTGCTGAAACACACCAGGACTCCTTTAAAGTTTTGGTTTCTGAAGAACTACTTATCACCTACATTCAAG gAGTTCATCCCATACATGGCCAAGAAGTACAATTTCCAGTATGAGCTTGTCCAGTATAAATGGCCACGCTGGCTACACCAACAGACAGAGAAGCAGCGAATCATCTGGGGTTACAAGATCCTCTTTCTAGATGTGCTCTTCCCATTAGCTGTTGATAAAATCCTCTTTGTGGATGCTGATCAG ATTGTGCGCACAGATCTAAAAGAACTGAGGGATTTTAATCTGGATGGTGCTCCTTATGGATACACTCCATTCTGTGACAGCCGAAGGGAAATGGATGGCTACAGGTTCTGGAAATCAGGATACTGGGCAAGTCATTTAGCTGGAAGAAAATACCACATCAG TGCACTGTATGTTGTGGATCTGAAGAAGTTCAGGAAGATAGCAGCTGGAGATCGACTCAGAGGACAGTATCAGGGTCTGAGTCAGGATCCAAACAGTCTGTCCAACCTTGATCAG GATTTGCCAAACAACATGATTCACCAAGTACCAATTAAGTCCCTCCCCCAGGAGTGGCTGTGGTGTGAAACATGGTGTGATGACTCCTCGAAGAAGAGAGCAAAAACCATTGATCTG TGTAACAACCCAATGACCAAAGAGCCCAAGCTGCAAGCAGCCATGAGGATAGTTCCAGAATGGCAGGACTATGATCAAGAAATCAAACTGCTCCAGAGTcatttccagaaggaaaaagaaatgggaacACCAGCTGAGATGCCAGGACAACACACACatg ATCCAGCAGCACATGTGGAATTATGA